A region from the Candidatus Electrothrix scaldis genome encodes:
- the alr gene encoding alanine racemase: MRQQRGADIADLYHRSAAVVDLACISHNLQVVQKKAPGRKIIAMVKANAYGHGLVRVAEHLAAEGVDYLGTAFVEEALELRKAGLTVPIITSGPFSKFQIGLFIENNIDLTIASVDALQHIREAAEFYGKRVNIHLKVDTGMMRIGIRHSNADKLFTAALQAEKYLNLVSIFSHFADADNPDLSFTQLQLERFHEATRFFDNENRPSPLLQIANSAAIMRMQDSQLDMVRPGVMLYGYHPSPASAAEADLLPALSLRAKIMYFKVVLAGNSIGYGRTWTPSKNCRVVTIPVGYGDGYSRGLSNKGQVLLRGKKYPVVGGVCMDQTMIGIGDGEAYIGEEVLLIGKQGEESIGADELAAQLGTISYEVLTNISARVPRIYINENRLKRTC; the protein is encoded by the coding sequence TTGAGGCAGCAAAGAGGAGCAGACATCGCCGACCTTTATCATCGCTCCGCAGCCGTGGTCGATCTGGCTTGTATCAGCCATAACCTCCAGGTCGTCCAGAAAAAAGCTCCTGGCAGAAAAATCATTGCGATGGTCAAGGCCAATGCCTACGGACACGGGTTGGTGCGGGTTGCGGAACACCTTGCTGCGGAAGGGGTGGATTATCTGGGCACCGCCTTTGTCGAAGAAGCCCTGGAGTTGCGCAAAGCAGGGCTTACCGTGCCCATCATCACCTCGGGTCCCTTTTCAAAATTCCAAATCGGCCTGTTCATAGAAAATAATATTGATCTGACCATCGCCTCGGTGGATGCCTTGCAACACATCCGAGAAGCTGCCGAGTTCTATGGCAAGCGGGTCAATATCCACCTGAAGGTGGATACCGGCATGATGCGAATCGGGATACGGCATTCCAATGCCGACAAGCTCTTTACCGCAGCCTTACAGGCGGAAAAATACCTGAATCTGGTCTCTATTTTTTCCCATTTTGCCGATGCAGATAATCCGGATCTCTCCTTTACCCAGCTCCAGCTGGAACGTTTTCACGAGGCAACCCGCTTCTTTGACAACGAAAACCGACCTTCTCCCCTCCTCCAAATCGCCAATTCCGCAGCCATCATGAGGATGCAGGACAGTCAGCTCGACATGGTCCGGCCAGGGGTTATGCTGTACGGCTATCATCCTTCACCCGCCTCAGCAGCCGAGGCAGATCTGCTCCCCGCCCTTTCGCTCAGGGCAAAGATCATGTATTTCAAGGTGGTACTGGCCGGGAACTCTATCGGTTACGGCAGGACTTGGACTCCCAGCAAAAACTGCCGGGTTGTCACCATCCCGGTAGGGTACGGTGACGGCTATAGCCGTGGCCTTTCCAATAAAGGACAGGTGCTGCTGCGCGGGAAAAAATATCCGGTGGTGGGGGGCGTTTGTATGGATCAGACCATGATCGGAATTGGGGATGGGGAGGCCTATATCGGGGAAGAGGTGCTGCTTATTGGCAAGCAGGGAGAGGAGAGCATCGGTGCCGATGAACTTGCCGCCCAGCTCGGGACAATCAGCTATGAGGTTTTAACCAATATCAGCGCTCGGGTGCCGAGGATTTACATTAATGAGAATCGGTTAAAACGAACCTGCTGA
- a CDS encoding putative toxin-antitoxin system toxin component, PIN family — protein MTPKIVLDTNIIVSALISSKGSYSRKIIEKVFVNEITPLMGEALFNEHIEVTSRQKILKSCILDERERLEFLQAYMKCCRWCRIYYNWRPNLQDEGDNHIIELAVGGGASCIITKNIKDLKSGELLFDNLRIVTPDEFIEEALWEQLQ, from the coding sequence ATGACCCCTAAAATAGTACTCGATACGAATATTATTGTATCAGCATTGATAAGCAGTAAAGGCAGTTACTCAAGAAAGATCATTGAAAAAGTTTTCGTGAACGAAATTACTCCGCTTATGGGAGAAGCTTTATTCAATGAACACATTGAGGTTACTAGCAGGCAGAAGATACTCAAATCATGTATTTTAGATGAAAGAGAAAGGCTGGAGTTTCTCCAGGCCTATATGAAATGTTGTCGGTGGTGTAGAATCTACTACAACTGGAGGCCGAATCTTCAGGATGAAGGAGACAACCATATCATTGAGTTGGCTGTTGGGGGAGGAGCGAGCTGTATTATTACAAAAAACATTAAGGACCTGAAAAGCGGAGAATTATTATTCGATAATTTGCGGATTGTTACACCTGATGAATTTATTGAGGAGGCATTATGGGAACAGTTACAGTAA